Proteins from a genomic interval of Quercus lobata isolate SW786 chromosome 11, ValleyOak3.0 Primary Assembly, whole genome shotgun sequence:
- the LOC115967828 gene encoding putative disease resistance protein RGA4, with protein MADAILYGVVQTIIESLGSSTLQPIGSIWGVKDDLEKMKNTVLAIQAVLQDAEEQQVENHQVKHWLMNLRDAVYDADDLLSEFTTHVLQQKVMDGDKIVKKVRIFFSSSNPVVFGFEMARKLKAMRERFNDISNDRDQFQLKLVGCPLETRVLTRGRDQTHSFVTDEEVIGREKDKQAIIDLLLDFDVEDNVSFISIVGIGGLGKTTLAQYVFNDEKVQTQFELKIWVCVSDVFDIKTIVEMIIGSATGEKPENLVMDPLQNELRRTLNQKKYLLILDDVWNEDSENWCNLKRLLMGGAKGSKVVITTRTNMVAEITSTISPYFLKGLSRDQSWSLLKKMAFKKGQETINSNLEAIGMDIVEKCQGVPLAIRTIGKVLFFKKTEDEWLYIKNTKLTDVTQLKDGIMPVLKLSYDYLPSHLKCCFAYCSLFPKDYLIDKLTLIQLWISQGFIQSSEESHEVEHVANEYFMELLWRSFFQEAKEHGGMNRWFKMHDLIHDLAQYISKIDCILVDSNAKNVKEKGHHLSFPFYNVSFFEENLSTLVKANKLRTFILAYNK; from the coding sequence ATGGCTGATGCAATCCTGTATGGCGTTGTGCAGACGATCATTGAAAGCTTGGGCTCCTCCACTCTCCAACCGATCGGATCGATTTGGGGTGTCAAAGATGATCTcgaaaaaatgaagaacactGTTCTCGCTATTCAAGCTGTACTTCAGGATGCGGAGGAGCAACAGGTCGAGAATCACCAAGTCAAGCACTGGCTCATGAATCTCAGAGATGCAGTTTATGATGCGGATGACTTGTTGAGCGAGTTCACCACTCATGTGTTGCAGCAAAAGGTGATGGATGGTGATAAAATTGTAAAGAAGGTACgcattttcttttctagttcAAACCCagttgtttttggttttgagaTGGCTCGCAAACTAAAGGCTATGAGGGAGAGGTTTAATGATATATCAAATGATAGGGACCAATTTCAGTTGAAGTTGGTAGGTTGTCCTTTAGAGACACGAGTTTTGACTAGGGGGAGGGATCAAACTCACTCTTTTGTAACTGATGAAGAAGTTATCGGGAGAGAAAAGGATAAGCAAGCCATCATAGATCTGTTGTTGGACTTCGATGTGGAAGATAATGTTTCATTCATATCAATAGTGGGAATTGGTGGGCTAGGAAAAACCACACTAGCCCAATATGTATTCAATGATGAGAAGGTCCAAACTCAGTTTGAGTTGAAGATATGGGTGTGTGTCTCTGATGTCTTTGACATTAAAACAATTGTTGAAATGATAATTGGATCTGCAACAGGTGAAAAACCCGAGAACCTAGTCATGGATCCATTGCAAAATGAACTTCGTAGAACTCTCAACCAAAAGAAATACTTACTTATATTGGATGATGTCTGGAATGAGGATAGTGAAAATTGGTGTAATTTGAAAAGACTTTTGATGGGTGGTGCAAAGGGAAGTAAGGTGGTGATAACTACACGAACCAACATGGTTGCGGAGATTACTAGTACTATCTCACCGTATTTTCTAAAAGGCTTGTCAAGGGATCAATCCTGGTCATTATTGAAGAAAATGGCATTTAAAAAAGGACAGGAGACCATCAATTCTAACCTCGAAGCAATTGGGATGGATATAGTAGAAAAATGTCAAGGAGTACCTCTTGCTATAAGGACAATAGGGAAAGTCTTATTCTTCAAAAAAACTGAAGATGAGTGGTTATATATCAAGAATACTAAACTCACAGATGTAACTCAATTAAAAGATGGTATTATGCCGGTTTTAAAATTGAGTTACGATTATCTCCCATCAcatttaaaatgttgttttgcaTATTGTTCATTGTTTCCCAAAGATTATTTGATCGATAAGTTGACATTGATACAATTATGGATATCACAAGGTTTTATCCAATCATCAGAGGAGAGCCATGAAGTAGAGCATGTTGCCAATGAGTACTTTATGGAGCTACTTTGGCGATCCTTCTTCCAAGAAGCAAAAGAACATGGAGGAATGAATAGGTGGTTTAAAATGCATGATTTAATTCATGATCTTGCACAATATATATCAAAGATTGATTGTATACTGGTTGATTCCAATGcaaaaaatgtgaaagaaaaagGACACCATCTATCGTTTCCATTTTACAATGTTTCATTCTTTGAGGAGAATTTAAGCACGTTGGTTAAAGCAAACAAGCTACGAACATTTATATTGGCATACAACAAGTGA